One Mercurialis annua linkage group LG3, ddMerAnnu1.2, whole genome shotgun sequence DNA window includes the following coding sequences:
- the LOC126671674 gene encoding protein MEI2-like 1 isoform X1 yields the protein MPFEVMDQRGRTASSHYFEDVLLPAERQIGFWKPHSMPDHQIGTGGMVPFPSSKLVAPSSLEKNSPAGALSVDYMQAMDQKEKLLIGEGSANMLKNSWNSVDHNAKSWSNFSVQPASYNFAGNRAGFGATQWESSLFSSSLSEVFNAKMKLLENDVQSRRPAKAVALTHEEDEPFESLEELEAQTIGNLLPAEDDLFSGVADDLGINGFISNGDELEDFDLFITGGGMELEGNDRLSVGRNSDSVGGLSNGQVGSNGALVGEHPFGEHPSRTLFVRNINSNVEDSELKTLFEQFGDIRTLYTACKHRGFVMISYYDIRASRNAMRSLQNKPLRRRKLDIHYSIPKDNPSDKDVNQGTLVIFNLDSSVSTEELHKIFGVYGEIKEIRETPHKHHHKFIEYYDIRAAEAALSALNRSDIGGKQIKLEPSRPGGTRRLITKPEQEQDESSICQSPFDDLSSGRLASFSPGVIASSCMENGSAQAMHSSIQSPVGSYIESHQSSSVPNNLPSPLSLTSVSKQFGLHEPNRTMEEMMIGNQCIPSFHPHSLPEYHDGLANGIPINSSIIGSMAHNVGSRVTEGFNSRHIQGVGSNGHLMELGGGAFGSSGSGSLPAHHYLWNNSNSGQQHHSSRMIWPNSPSFTNGVHAHHLSHVPGFPKASPVMLNTVPQHHHVGSAPSLNLSLWERRRTYSGESPEASSFHLGSLGSAGFPGSSPPHPMEMASHNIFSHVGGNCMDMTKNAGLRPAQQMCHIFPGRNPMISMPASFDSPNERLRNLSHRRIESNVNYSDKKQYELDIERIMGGEDKRTTLMIKNIPNKYTSKMLLAAIDEYCRGTYDFIYLPIDFKNKCNVGYAFINMIDPQQITPFHKAFNGKKWEKFNSEKVASLAYARIQGKSALIAHFQNSSLMNEDKRCRPILFHTDGPNAGDPEPFPMGANIRSRLGKPRNSGSDENHHNMNPSTSANGEDSSVGTDSSGSD from the exons ATGCCTTTTGAAGTTATGGATCAAAGGGGTCGAACTGCTTCATCCCATTATTTTGAGGATGTGTTGTTACCTGCCGAG AGACAGATTGGGTTTTGGAAGCCGCATTCAATGCCCGATCATCAAA TAGGAACTGGTGGAATGGTTCCATTTCCTAGCAGCAAGTTGGTTGCTCCATCCTCTTTGGAAAAAAATTCACCAGCTGGTGCATTGTCAGTGGATTACATGCAAGCCATGGATCAAAAAGAGAAACTATTGATTGGAGAAGGAAGTGCCAATATGTTGAAGAATTCATGGAATTCTGTGGATCATAATGCAAAATCTTGGTCAAACTTTTCTGTGCAGCCCGCATCTTATAATTTTGCTGGAAATAGGGCTGGTTTTGGTGCAACTCAGTGGGAAAGCAGTCTGTTTTCAAGCTCATTGTCTGAAGTATTTAATGCAAAGA TGAAATTACTGGAGAACGATGTTCAATCGCGTCGGCCTGCTAAAGCTGTTGCTTTAACCCATGAAGAAGATGAGCCTTTTGAATCACTTGAAGAACTCGAGGCTCAGACTATTGGTAATCTCCTTCCTGCTGAAGATGATCTGTTTTCTGGAGTGGCAGATGACTTGGGAATTAATGGTTTTATCAGTAATGGGGATGAGTTAGAGGACTTTGACCTGTTTATCACTGGCGGTGGAATGGAATTAGAAGGGAATGATCGTTTGAGTGTGGGAAGAAATTCTGATTCTGTTGGGGGTCTTAGCAATGGCCAAGTGGGTTCTAATGGTGCACTTGTGGGTGAACATCCATTTGGCGAACACCCTTCTAGAACACTTTTTGTCAGAAACATCAACAGTAATGTTGAAGATTCGGAGCTAAAGACTCTTTTCGAG CAATTTGGAGATATCCGAACTCTGTATACAGCCTGCAAGCATCGTGGTTTTGTTATGATCTCTTACTATGACATAAGAGCATCGCGGAATGCAATGAGATCTCTTCAGAATAAGCCCCTAAGGCGGAGGAAACTTGACATACATTATTCAATTCCGAAG GATAATCCATCTGACAAAGACGTTAACCAGGGCACTCTAGTGATTTTCAACCTTGATTCTTCTGTTTCGACAGAGGAGCTTCACAAAATATTTGGAGTTTATGGAGAAATCAAAGAG ATCCGTGAAACCCCGCACAAGCACCATCACAAATTCATAGAGTATTATGATATTCGAGCTGCAGAAGCAGCCCTTTCTGCCTTAAACAGGAGTGACATTGGTGGGAAGCAGATCAAACTTGAACCAAGCCGTCCTGGGGGCACAAGACG TTTGATCACAAAGCCTGAGCAGGAGCAAGATGAATCCAGTATTTGTCAAAGCCCTTTTGATGACTTATCATCTGGACGATTAG CATCATTTTCTCCTGGGGTAATTGCATCTAGCTGCATGGAAAATGGATCTGCCCAAGCTATGCACTCTTCTATTCAGTCCCCTGTGGGTTCATATATTGAATCTCATCAGAGTTCTAGTGTTCCGAATAACTTGCCCTCCCCATTGTCATTGACATCTGTCAGCAAACAATTCGGCCTTCATGAACCTAATCGCACCATGGAAGAAATGATGATTGGTAACCAATGCATTCCAAGTTTTCACCCCCATTCTTTGCCAGAGTATCATGATGGCTTAGCCAATGGTATTCCAATTAACTCCAGCATTATTGGAAGCATGGCCCACAATGTTGGTTCCAGAGTGACAGAAGGATTCAACAGCCGGCACATTCAAGGAGTAGGCTCAAATGGGCACCTGATGGAACTTGGCGGAGGCG CTTTTGGATCAAGTGGAAGTGGAAGTCTTCCCGCACATCATTACCTGTGGAACAATTCCAACTCCGGTCAGCAACATCATTCAAGTCGTATGATTTGGCCAAATTCACCATCATTTACCAATGGAGTTCATGCTCATCACCTTTCACATGTGCCTGGGTTTCCAAAAGCATCTCCGGTTATGCTCAACACAGTACCTCAACATCATCATGTTGGATCTGCACCATCCCTCAATCTCTCCCTGTGGGAAAGGCGACGTACTTATTCTGGGGAGTCTCCAGAAGCTTCTAGTTTCCATTTGGGCTCTCTTGGGAGTGCAGGTTTTCCTGGGAGCTCTCCGCCACATCCTATGGAAATGGCTTCCCACAACATTTTCTCTCATGTTGGTGGAAATTGTATGGACATGACTAAAAATGCTGGTCTACGCCCTGCTCAGCAAATGTGTCACATTTTCCCTGGGAGAAACCCAATGATATCAATGCCAGCCTCTTTTGATTCTCCCAATGAACGACTTAGAAACCTTTCACACCGTAGAATCGAATCTAATGTAAACTATTCAGATAAGAAACAGTATGAACTTGATATTGAGCGCATAATGGGCGGTGAAGACAAACGAACCACATTGATGATAAAGAACATACCAAACAA ATATACGTCTAAGATGTTACTGGCAGCAATTGATGAGTACTGTCGAGGAACTTATGACTTTATATACTTGCCAATTGACTTCAAG AACAAATGCAACGTGGGCTATGCATTCATAAACATGATTGATCCTCAACAGATTACTCCATTCCACAAG GCATTCAATGGCAAAAAATGGGAGAAGTTCAACAGTGAAAAGGTCGCGTCCCTTGCGTATGCTCGAATTCAGGGAAAATCTGCTCTTATTGCCCATTTTCAGAACTCGAGTTTAATGAATGAGGATAAGCGTTGTCGCCCTATACTATTCCATACTGACGGCCCGAATGCTGGTGACCCG GAGCCGTTTCCCATGGGTGCCAACATTCGATCAAGATTGGGCAAGCCACGAAACAGTGGTAGCGACGAGAACCACCATAATATGAACCCTTCAACTTCAGCAAACGGAGAGGATTCTTCTGTCGGAACAGACTCATCGGGTTCCGATTGA
- the LOC126671674 gene encoding protein MEI2-like 1 isoform X2, with protein MPFEVMDQRGRTASSHYFEDVLLPAERQIGFWKPHSMPDHQRTGGMVPFPSSKLVAPSSLEKNSPAGALSVDYMQAMDQKEKLLIGEGSANMLKNSWNSVDHNAKSWSNFSVQPASYNFAGNRAGFGATQWESSLFSSSLSEVFNAKMKLLENDVQSRRPAKAVALTHEEDEPFESLEELEAQTIGNLLPAEDDLFSGVADDLGINGFISNGDELEDFDLFITGGGMELEGNDRLSVGRNSDSVGGLSNGQVGSNGALVGEHPFGEHPSRTLFVRNINSNVEDSELKTLFEQFGDIRTLYTACKHRGFVMISYYDIRASRNAMRSLQNKPLRRRKLDIHYSIPKDNPSDKDVNQGTLVIFNLDSSVSTEELHKIFGVYGEIKEIRETPHKHHHKFIEYYDIRAAEAALSALNRSDIGGKQIKLEPSRPGGTRRLITKPEQEQDESSICQSPFDDLSSGRLASFSPGVIASSCMENGSAQAMHSSIQSPVGSYIESHQSSSVPNNLPSPLSLTSVSKQFGLHEPNRTMEEMMIGNQCIPSFHPHSLPEYHDGLANGIPINSSIIGSMAHNVGSRVTEGFNSRHIQGVGSNGHLMELGGGAFGSSGSGSLPAHHYLWNNSNSGQQHHSSRMIWPNSPSFTNGVHAHHLSHVPGFPKASPVMLNTVPQHHHVGSAPSLNLSLWERRRTYSGESPEASSFHLGSLGSAGFPGSSPPHPMEMASHNIFSHVGGNCMDMTKNAGLRPAQQMCHIFPGRNPMISMPASFDSPNERLRNLSHRRIESNVNYSDKKQYELDIERIMGGEDKRTTLMIKNIPNKYTSKMLLAAIDEYCRGTYDFIYLPIDFKNKCNVGYAFINMIDPQQITPFHKAFNGKKWEKFNSEKVASLAYARIQGKSALIAHFQNSSLMNEDKRCRPILFHTDGPNAGDPEPFPMGANIRSRLGKPRNSGSDENHHNMNPSTSANGEDSSVGTDSSGSD; from the exons ATGCCTTTTGAAGTTATGGATCAAAGGGGTCGAACTGCTTCATCCCATTATTTTGAGGATGTGTTGTTACCTGCCGAG AGACAGATTGGGTTTTGGAAGCCGCATTCAATGCCCGATCATCAAA GAACTGGTGGAATGGTTCCATTTCCTAGCAGCAAGTTGGTTGCTCCATCCTCTTTGGAAAAAAATTCACCAGCTGGTGCATTGTCAGTGGATTACATGCAAGCCATGGATCAAAAAGAGAAACTATTGATTGGAGAAGGAAGTGCCAATATGTTGAAGAATTCATGGAATTCTGTGGATCATAATGCAAAATCTTGGTCAAACTTTTCTGTGCAGCCCGCATCTTATAATTTTGCTGGAAATAGGGCTGGTTTTGGTGCAACTCAGTGGGAAAGCAGTCTGTTTTCAAGCTCATTGTCTGAAGTATTTAATGCAAAGA TGAAATTACTGGAGAACGATGTTCAATCGCGTCGGCCTGCTAAAGCTGTTGCTTTAACCCATGAAGAAGATGAGCCTTTTGAATCACTTGAAGAACTCGAGGCTCAGACTATTGGTAATCTCCTTCCTGCTGAAGATGATCTGTTTTCTGGAGTGGCAGATGACTTGGGAATTAATGGTTTTATCAGTAATGGGGATGAGTTAGAGGACTTTGACCTGTTTATCACTGGCGGTGGAATGGAATTAGAAGGGAATGATCGTTTGAGTGTGGGAAGAAATTCTGATTCTGTTGGGGGTCTTAGCAATGGCCAAGTGGGTTCTAATGGTGCACTTGTGGGTGAACATCCATTTGGCGAACACCCTTCTAGAACACTTTTTGTCAGAAACATCAACAGTAATGTTGAAGATTCGGAGCTAAAGACTCTTTTCGAG CAATTTGGAGATATCCGAACTCTGTATACAGCCTGCAAGCATCGTGGTTTTGTTATGATCTCTTACTATGACATAAGAGCATCGCGGAATGCAATGAGATCTCTTCAGAATAAGCCCCTAAGGCGGAGGAAACTTGACATACATTATTCAATTCCGAAG GATAATCCATCTGACAAAGACGTTAACCAGGGCACTCTAGTGATTTTCAACCTTGATTCTTCTGTTTCGACAGAGGAGCTTCACAAAATATTTGGAGTTTATGGAGAAATCAAAGAG ATCCGTGAAACCCCGCACAAGCACCATCACAAATTCATAGAGTATTATGATATTCGAGCTGCAGAAGCAGCCCTTTCTGCCTTAAACAGGAGTGACATTGGTGGGAAGCAGATCAAACTTGAACCAAGCCGTCCTGGGGGCACAAGACG TTTGATCACAAAGCCTGAGCAGGAGCAAGATGAATCCAGTATTTGTCAAAGCCCTTTTGATGACTTATCATCTGGACGATTAG CATCATTTTCTCCTGGGGTAATTGCATCTAGCTGCATGGAAAATGGATCTGCCCAAGCTATGCACTCTTCTATTCAGTCCCCTGTGGGTTCATATATTGAATCTCATCAGAGTTCTAGTGTTCCGAATAACTTGCCCTCCCCATTGTCATTGACATCTGTCAGCAAACAATTCGGCCTTCATGAACCTAATCGCACCATGGAAGAAATGATGATTGGTAACCAATGCATTCCAAGTTTTCACCCCCATTCTTTGCCAGAGTATCATGATGGCTTAGCCAATGGTATTCCAATTAACTCCAGCATTATTGGAAGCATGGCCCACAATGTTGGTTCCAGAGTGACAGAAGGATTCAACAGCCGGCACATTCAAGGAGTAGGCTCAAATGGGCACCTGATGGAACTTGGCGGAGGCG CTTTTGGATCAAGTGGAAGTGGAAGTCTTCCCGCACATCATTACCTGTGGAACAATTCCAACTCCGGTCAGCAACATCATTCAAGTCGTATGATTTGGCCAAATTCACCATCATTTACCAATGGAGTTCATGCTCATCACCTTTCACATGTGCCTGGGTTTCCAAAAGCATCTCCGGTTATGCTCAACACAGTACCTCAACATCATCATGTTGGATCTGCACCATCCCTCAATCTCTCCCTGTGGGAAAGGCGACGTACTTATTCTGGGGAGTCTCCAGAAGCTTCTAGTTTCCATTTGGGCTCTCTTGGGAGTGCAGGTTTTCCTGGGAGCTCTCCGCCACATCCTATGGAAATGGCTTCCCACAACATTTTCTCTCATGTTGGTGGAAATTGTATGGACATGACTAAAAATGCTGGTCTACGCCCTGCTCAGCAAATGTGTCACATTTTCCCTGGGAGAAACCCAATGATATCAATGCCAGCCTCTTTTGATTCTCCCAATGAACGACTTAGAAACCTTTCACACCGTAGAATCGAATCTAATGTAAACTATTCAGATAAGAAACAGTATGAACTTGATATTGAGCGCATAATGGGCGGTGAAGACAAACGAACCACATTGATGATAAAGAACATACCAAACAA ATATACGTCTAAGATGTTACTGGCAGCAATTGATGAGTACTGTCGAGGAACTTATGACTTTATATACTTGCCAATTGACTTCAAG AACAAATGCAACGTGGGCTATGCATTCATAAACATGATTGATCCTCAACAGATTACTCCATTCCACAAG GCATTCAATGGCAAAAAATGGGAGAAGTTCAACAGTGAAAAGGTCGCGTCCCTTGCGTATGCTCGAATTCAGGGAAAATCTGCTCTTATTGCCCATTTTCAGAACTCGAGTTTAATGAATGAGGATAAGCGTTGTCGCCCTATACTATTCCATACTGACGGCCCGAATGCTGGTGACCCG GAGCCGTTTCCCATGGGTGCCAACATTCGATCAAGATTGGGCAAGCCACGAAACAGTGGTAGCGACGAGAACCACCATAATATGAACCCTTCAACTTCAGCAAACGGAGAGGATTCTTCTGTCGGAACAGACTCATCGGGTTCCGATTGA
- the LOC126671674 gene encoding protein MEI2-like 1 isoform X3: protein MPFEVMDQRGRTASSHYFEDVLLPAEIGFWKPHSMPDHQIGTGGMVPFPSSKLVAPSSLEKNSPAGALSVDYMQAMDQKEKLLIGEGSANMLKNSWNSVDHNAKSWSNFSVQPASYNFAGNRAGFGATQWESSLFSSSLSEVFNAKMKLLENDVQSRRPAKAVALTHEEDEPFESLEELEAQTIGNLLPAEDDLFSGVADDLGINGFISNGDELEDFDLFITGGGMELEGNDRLSVGRNSDSVGGLSNGQVGSNGALVGEHPFGEHPSRTLFVRNINSNVEDSELKTLFEQFGDIRTLYTACKHRGFVMISYYDIRASRNAMRSLQNKPLRRRKLDIHYSIPKDNPSDKDVNQGTLVIFNLDSSVSTEELHKIFGVYGEIKEIRETPHKHHHKFIEYYDIRAAEAALSALNRSDIGGKQIKLEPSRPGGTRRLITKPEQEQDESSICQSPFDDLSSGRLASFSPGVIASSCMENGSAQAMHSSIQSPVGSYIESHQSSSVPNNLPSPLSLTSVSKQFGLHEPNRTMEEMMIGNQCIPSFHPHSLPEYHDGLANGIPINSSIIGSMAHNVGSRVTEGFNSRHIQGVGSNGHLMELGGGAFGSSGSGSLPAHHYLWNNSNSGQQHHSSRMIWPNSPSFTNGVHAHHLSHVPGFPKASPVMLNTVPQHHHVGSAPSLNLSLWERRRTYSGESPEASSFHLGSLGSAGFPGSSPPHPMEMASHNIFSHVGGNCMDMTKNAGLRPAQQMCHIFPGRNPMISMPASFDSPNERLRNLSHRRIESNVNYSDKKQYELDIERIMGGEDKRTTLMIKNIPNKYTSKMLLAAIDEYCRGTYDFIYLPIDFKNKCNVGYAFINMIDPQQITPFHKAFNGKKWEKFNSEKVASLAYARIQGKSALIAHFQNSSLMNEDKRCRPILFHTDGPNAGDPEPFPMGANIRSRLGKPRNSGSDENHHNMNPSTSANGEDSSVGTDSSGSD from the exons ATGCCTTTTGAAGTTATGGATCAAAGGGGTCGAACTGCTTCATCCCATTATTTTGAGGATGTGTTGTTACCTGCCGAG ATTGGGTTTTGGAAGCCGCATTCAATGCCCGATCATCAAA TAGGAACTGGTGGAATGGTTCCATTTCCTAGCAGCAAGTTGGTTGCTCCATCCTCTTTGGAAAAAAATTCACCAGCTGGTGCATTGTCAGTGGATTACATGCAAGCCATGGATCAAAAAGAGAAACTATTGATTGGAGAAGGAAGTGCCAATATGTTGAAGAATTCATGGAATTCTGTGGATCATAATGCAAAATCTTGGTCAAACTTTTCTGTGCAGCCCGCATCTTATAATTTTGCTGGAAATAGGGCTGGTTTTGGTGCAACTCAGTGGGAAAGCAGTCTGTTTTCAAGCTCATTGTCTGAAGTATTTAATGCAAAGA TGAAATTACTGGAGAACGATGTTCAATCGCGTCGGCCTGCTAAAGCTGTTGCTTTAACCCATGAAGAAGATGAGCCTTTTGAATCACTTGAAGAACTCGAGGCTCAGACTATTGGTAATCTCCTTCCTGCTGAAGATGATCTGTTTTCTGGAGTGGCAGATGACTTGGGAATTAATGGTTTTATCAGTAATGGGGATGAGTTAGAGGACTTTGACCTGTTTATCACTGGCGGTGGAATGGAATTAGAAGGGAATGATCGTTTGAGTGTGGGAAGAAATTCTGATTCTGTTGGGGGTCTTAGCAATGGCCAAGTGGGTTCTAATGGTGCACTTGTGGGTGAACATCCATTTGGCGAACACCCTTCTAGAACACTTTTTGTCAGAAACATCAACAGTAATGTTGAAGATTCGGAGCTAAAGACTCTTTTCGAG CAATTTGGAGATATCCGAACTCTGTATACAGCCTGCAAGCATCGTGGTTTTGTTATGATCTCTTACTATGACATAAGAGCATCGCGGAATGCAATGAGATCTCTTCAGAATAAGCCCCTAAGGCGGAGGAAACTTGACATACATTATTCAATTCCGAAG GATAATCCATCTGACAAAGACGTTAACCAGGGCACTCTAGTGATTTTCAACCTTGATTCTTCTGTTTCGACAGAGGAGCTTCACAAAATATTTGGAGTTTATGGAGAAATCAAAGAG ATCCGTGAAACCCCGCACAAGCACCATCACAAATTCATAGAGTATTATGATATTCGAGCTGCAGAAGCAGCCCTTTCTGCCTTAAACAGGAGTGACATTGGTGGGAAGCAGATCAAACTTGAACCAAGCCGTCCTGGGGGCACAAGACG TTTGATCACAAAGCCTGAGCAGGAGCAAGATGAATCCAGTATTTGTCAAAGCCCTTTTGATGACTTATCATCTGGACGATTAG CATCATTTTCTCCTGGGGTAATTGCATCTAGCTGCATGGAAAATGGATCTGCCCAAGCTATGCACTCTTCTATTCAGTCCCCTGTGGGTTCATATATTGAATCTCATCAGAGTTCTAGTGTTCCGAATAACTTGCCCTCCCCATTGTCATTGACATCTGTCAGCAAACAATTCGGCCTTCATGAACCTAATCGCACCATGGAAGAAATGATGATTGGTAACCAATGCATTCCAAGTTTTCACCCCCATTCTTTGCCAGAGTATCATGATGGCTTAGCCAATGGTATTCCAATTAACTCCAGCATTATTGGAAGCATGGCCCACAATGTTGGTTCCAGAGTGACAGAAGGATTCAACAGCCGGCACATTCAAGGAGTAGGCTCAAATGGGCACCTGATGGAACTTGGCGGAGGCG CTTTTGGATCAAGTGGAAGTGGAAGTCTTCCCGCACATCATTACCTGTGGAACAATTCCAACTCCGGTCAGCAACATCATTCAAGTCGTATGATTTGGCCAAATTCACCATCATTTACCAATGGAGTTCATGCTCATCACCTTTCACATGTGCCTGGGTTTCCAAAAGCATCTCCGGTTATGCTCAACACAGTACCTCAACATCATCATGTTGGATCTGCACCATCCCTCAATCTCTCCCTGTGGGAAAGGCGACGTACTTATTCTGGGGAGTCTCCAGAAGCTTCTAGTTTCCATTTGGGCTCTCTTGGGAGTGCAGGTTTTCCTGGGAGCTCTCCGCCACATCCTATGGAAATGGCTTCCCACAACATTTTCTCTCATGTTGGTGGAAATTGTATGGACATGACTAAAAATGCTGGTCTACGCCCTGCTCAGCAAATGTGTCACATTTTCCCTGGGAGAAACCCAATGATATCAATGCCAGCCTCTTTTGATTCTCCCAATGAACGACTTAGAAACCTTTCACACCGTAGAATCGAATCTAATGTAAACTATTCAGATAAGAAACAGTATGAACTTGATATTGAGCGCATAATGGGCGGTGAAGACAAACGAACCACATTGATGATAAAGAACATACCAAACAA ATATACGTCTAAGATGTTACTGGCAGCAATTGATGAGTACTGTCGAGGAACTTATGACTTTATATACTTGCCAATTGACTTCAAG AACAAATGCAACGTGGGCTATGCATTCATAAACATGATTGATCCTCAACAGATTACTCCATTCCACAAG GCATTCAATGGCAAAAAATGGGAGAAGTTCAACAGTGAAAAGGTCGCGTCCCTTGCGTATGCTCGAATTCAGGGAAAATCTGCTCTTATTGCCCATTTTCAGAACTCGAGTTTAATGAATGAGGATAAGCGTTGTCGCCCTATACTATTCCATACTGACGGCCCGAATGCTGGTGACCCG GAGCCGTTTCCCATGGGTGCCAACATTCGATCAAGATTGGGCAAGCCACGAAACAGTGGTAGCGACGAGAACCACCATAATATGAACCCTTCAACTTCAGCAAACGGAGAGGATTCTTCTGTCGGAACAGACTCATCGGGTTCCGATTGA